A genomic window from Acinetobacter chinensis includes:
- a CDS encoding phosphocholine-specific phospholipase C, giving the protein MNRRDFIINSSKTAFGAAALASFPLSIQKALAIDAKVESGTIQDVKHVVILTQENRSFDNYFGTFKGVRGFGDRFSIPLKGGRTVWEQYDADKNKVLPYHLDSRLGNAQRVSGTPHSWKDGQAAWDCGRMGNWVQHKQPQSMGYYKRSEVEFQFALAEAFTLCDAYHCAMHAGTNPNRSFIWTGTNGATSGVASVVNEFDGIGSSLSGYDWTTYPERLQQAGVSWKVYQNMPDNFTDNPLAGFKQYRRANELSGKPVSHANPFCPPYDEKIDAAQPLYKGIANTMPDDGGLLGQFKKDIAAGKLPQVSWIVAPAAYSEHPGPSSPVQGAWYIQELLNALTENPEIWSQTVLLVNFDENDGFFDHVPSPSAPSREINDQGQILKTHGKTTLSDQDVSYEYFNHPRVAASTAQPLLKFVNGKNDNFWHGVYGPGVRVPMYVISPWSRGGWVNSQVFDHTSIIRFLEHRFGVKESNISPYRRAVCGDLTSAFNFKNPNLEQVPDLDGEKTKAQADFIRSSQEAMKQVQVPAAQKFPVQEKGIRFSRALPYILHTSAKVDAVSQQVKLIFSNTGEQGAVFHVYDRLNLDAVPRRYMVEADKQLDDVWDVSNGGYDLWVLGPNGFHRSFKGDLKQKTQVDALPEIRVCVEECSAKIYLKVRHDGQQSAQLTVKANAYLNQKNWTIDTVAGKEVELLLDMSSVYGWYDFTVSAADGLYERRFAGRVETGQDSYTDPFM; this is encoded by the coding sequence ATGAACCGTCGTGATTTTATAATCAATTCTTCAAAAACGGCATTTGGTGCCGCAGCACTGGCCAGTTTCCCTCTGAGTATTCAGAAAGCACTGGCGATTGATGCAAAAGTGGAAAGTGGCACGATTCAGGATGTGAAACATGTGGTGATTCTGACTCAGGAAAACCGTTCCTTTGATAATTACTTTGGAACGTTTAAAGGAGTCAGGGGCTTTGGTGACCGCTTCAGCATACCGTTGAAAGGTGGGCGTACCGTCTGGGAACAGTACGATGCAGATAAAAATAAAGTCCTGCCTTATCATTTAGACAGCCGGCTGGGCAATGCACAGCGGGTCAGTGGTACACCTCACTCATGGAAAGACGGTCAGGCAGCGTGGGACTGTGGGCGCATGGGAAACTGGGTACAGCACAAACAGCCACAGTCCATGGGTTACTACAAGCGCAGTGAAGTTGAATTTCAGTTTGCACTGGCGGAGGCATTTACCTTATGTGATGCTTACCACTGTGCCATGCATGCAGGAACAAATCCGAACAGATCATTTATCTGGACAGGAACGAATGGCGCAACCTCGGGTGTTGCCAGCGTGGTCAATGAATTTGACGGTATCGGTTCATCGCTGTCAGGTTATGACTGGACGACTTATCCTGAACGCCTGCAACAGGCTGGAGTCAGCTGGAAAGTCTATCAGAACATGCCGGACAACTTTACTGACAATCCGCTGGCCGGTTTTAAACAGTACCGCCGTGCCAATGAACTGTCGGGCAAGCCAGTCAGTCATGCAAATCCATTCTGTCCGCCTTATGATGAAAAAATTGATGCTGCACAGCCCTTATATAAAGGGATTGCCAATACCATGCCTGATGATGGTGGATTACTGGGACAGTTCAAAAAGGATATTGCGGCAGGCAAACTGCCGCAGGTCAGCTGGATTGTGGCACCGGCTGCCTACAGTGAGCATCCTGGACCTTCCAGTCCGGTACAGGGAGCATGGTATATCCAGGAACTGCTGAATGCGCTGACCGAAAATCCTGAGATCTGGAGTCAGACTGTTCTGCTGGTCAACTTTGATGAAAATGATGGTTTCTTTGACCATGTTCCGTCACCATCTGCGCCTTCAAGAGAGATCAATGATCAGGGACAGATTCTGAAAACCCATGGTAAGACCACACTGAGTGATCAGGATGTTTCCTATGAATATTTTAATCACCCACGGGTTGCTGCTTCGACTGCACAGCCTTTACTTAAGTTCGTAAACGGCAAAAATGACAACTTCTGGCATGGTGTTTATGGTCCAGGAGTACGGGTGCCCATGTATGTGATTTCGCCGTGGAGTCGTGGGGGCTGGGTCAATTCTCAGGTGTTTGACCACACTTCCATTATCCGTTTTCTTGAGCATCGTTTTGGGGTCAAAGAAAGCAATATCAGCCCGTACCGCCGTGCGGTATGTGGTGATCTGACCTCTGCTTTTAACTTTAAAAATCCAAATCTGGAGCAGGTGCCTGATCTGGATGGAGAAAAAACCAAAGCTCAGGCAGATTTCATCCGCTCCAGTCAGGAAGCCATGAAACAGGTTCAGGTTCCTGCTGCCCAGAAATTTCCTGTTCAGGAAAAAGGCATCCGTTTTTCCAGAGCCTTGCCCTATATTCTGCATACCAGTGCAAAAGTGGATGCGGTCAGTCAGCAGGTCAAACTGATTTTTTCCAATACAGGTGAACAGGGTGCTGTTTTCCATGTTTATGACAGACTGAACCTGGATGCTGTGCCACGCCGTTATATGGTTGAAGCGGACAAACAGCTGGACGATGTATGGGATGTATCCAATGGGGGCTATGATCTGTGGGTGCTAGGGCCGAATGGTTTTCACCGCAGTTTTAAAGGCGATCTGAAACAGAAAACTCAGGTGGATGCATTGCCAGAAATCAGAGTCTGTGTCGAAGAATGTTCAGCTAAAATCTATCTGAAAGTCCGTCATGATGGACAGCAGTCTGCTCAGCTGACGGTCAAAGCAAACGCTTATCTGAATCAGAAAAACTGGACGATTGATACTGTGGCGGGCAAAGAGGTTGAGTTACTGCTGGACATGAGCTCCGTATATGGCTGGTATGATTTTACTGTCAGCGCAGCCGATGGTCTGTATGAGCGTCGTTTTGCAGGCAGAGTGGAAACGGGGCAGGACTCTTATACCGATCCGTTTATGTAA
- the rph gene encoding ribonuclease PH, translating to MRIDQRALDQLREIKITRNYTRYAEGSVLVEFGHTKVLCTASIDHSVPRFLKGQGQGWVTAEYGMLPRSTHTRSDREAARGKQSGRTQEIQRLIGRSLRAMVDLKKLGENTITIDCDVIQADGGTRTASITGAAVALIDAMNVLLEKKKIKHDPLKGLVAAVSVGIYQDDVLLDLCYEEDSNCQTDLNVVMTQAGEFIEIQGTAEEKPFTRAQSNAMLEMAEKGIQELVKKQQEALGW from the coding sequence ATGCGTATTGACCAGCGAGCTTTAGATCAGTTACGTGAGATTAAAATTACCCGTAACTACACACGTTATGCGGAAGGTTCAGTACTGGTTGAATTTGGTCATACTAAGGTTCTCTGTACTGCAAGTATTGACCATTCTGTACCCCGTTTTCTCAAAGGTCAGGGACAAGGCTGGGTGACTGCTGAATACGGCATGCTGCCACGTTCAACCCATACCCGCAGTGACCGTGAAGCTGCCCGTGGTAAACAGTCTGGTCGTACTCAGGAAATTCAGCGTTTAATCGGACGCAGTTTACGTGCCATGGTTGACCTGAAAAAACTGGGTGAAAACACGATTACCATCGACTGTGACGTGATTCAGGCAGATGGCGGTACACGTACAGCATCCATCACTGGTGCTGCAGTGGCTTTAATTGATGCCATGAATGTGCTGCTGGAGAAAAAGAAAATCAAGCATGACCCATTGAAAGGTCTGGTTGCTGCGGTTTCAGTCGGTATTTATCAGGACGACGTACTGCTCGATCTTTGCTATGAAGAAGATTCAAACTGTCAGACTGACCTGAACGTGGTGATGACTCAGGCAGGTGAATTTATTGAAATTCAGGGCACAGCCGAAGAGAAACCTTTTACCCGTGCGCAAAGCAATGCCATGCTGGAAATGGCAGAGAAAGGGATTCAGGAACTGGTGAAAAAACAGCAGGAAGCACTGGGCTGGTAA
- the ppc gene encoding phosphoenolpyruvate carboxylase, translating to MIQQIDAPLREDVRLLGNLLGETLKEHAGQDLFNQIEQIRALAKGARDGQLEAEKQLEQLFLNLKDEEILPLTRAFSHFLNFANIAEQYHVVRSRRQSEFDVTAPSPNVLDHLFEKFKNRQIDTATLYKQICELKIELVLTAHPTEVSRRTLIQKYDGINNCLSRFDQQKLTPKQRNEVLADLKQLVCSAWQTDEIRQHRPTPVDEAKWGFTTIEQTLWNAVPKFIRELDELVQDNCQQALPLNISPIRFASWMGGDRDGNPNVTHNITQEVLWLSRWKAADLYVRDIEDLRWELSLEACSDELTQALGYTHPEPYREYLRATRERLKITRSWLASKLQGQHSDVDRNLIIRYKDELLQPLLLCWRSLMACNLPEIANGKLLDFIYRVNCFGIELLKLDIRQESGRHRQAISAITEYLGLGNFETWTEQARQNFLIQELQSKRPLLPKHLDVPAGSLIDHPDVQEVFATMRTLAEQPKECLGAYIISMAEYASDVLAVLLLQKEAGIEHPLRVVPLFETLKDLDGAASTMNTLFSMHWYKQHIQGKHEVMIGYSDSAKDAGFMSANWAQYRAQEELTAVAKQHAVQLTLFHGRGGSISRGGAPTQQALFSQPPGSISGAIRVTEQGEMIRFKFGLEEIALQNLEIYTAATLEATLLPPPEPKQQWRDLMHSMTDLSVQVYRQTVRENPHFVKYLRTVTPELELQMLPLGSRPAKRKVSGGIESLRAIPWVFAWTQIRLMLPAWLGTGAAINQVIDQGQKATLDEMLTEWPYFQTLIDMLEMVLSKADANIALYYEAHLTQDEDLKVLGAELRQRLHDAVQTLLVLKGESKLLSSNDVLDQSMQVRKPYLLPLHLLQAELMKRRRGYLQESPSEQTPVDHALMVSIAGIAAGLRNTG from the coding sequence ATGATTCAACAAATTGATGCTCCACTGCGCGAAGATGTCCGCTTACTCGGAAATCTGCTGGGCGAAACCCTGAAAGAACATGCAGGGCAGGATTTGTTTAATCAGATTGAACAGATTCGTGCGCTCGCCAAAGGTGCAAGAGACGGTCAGTTGGAAGCAGAAAAACAGCTGGAACAGCTTTTTTTAAATTTAAAAGATGAAGAAATTCTGCCTCTGACCCGTGCATTTTCACACTTTCTGAACTTCGCCAATATTGCTGAGCAATATCATGTGGTACGCAGCCGGCGCCAGAGTGAATTTGATGTCACCGCACCATCGCCTAACGTACTCGATCACCTCTTTGAAAAATTTAAAAACCGTCAGATCGATACAGCCACTTTATATAAACAGATCTGTGAACTGAAAATTGAACTGGTGCTGACTGCACACCCGACTGAAGTCAGTCGCCGTACCCTGATTCAGAAATATGATGGCATCAACAACTGTCTGTCCAGATTTGATCAGCAGAAACTGACGCCTAAACAGCGCAATGAAGTGCTTGCCGACCTGAAACAGCTGGTCTGTTCTGCATGGCAGACTGATGAAATCCGTCAGCACCGCCCGACTCCTGTAGATGAAGCTAAATGGGGATTCACCACCATTGAGCAGACGCTGTGGAATGCAGTGCCAAAATTTATCCGCGAACTGGATGAACTGGTACAGGACAACTGTCAGCAGGCTTTACCGCTGAATATTTCTCCGATCCGTTTTGCCTCATGGATGGGTGGTGACCGTGACGGTAACCCGAATGTCACCCACAACATTACCCAGGAAGTCCTGTGGCTGTCCCGCTGGAAAGCAGCTGATCTGTATGTCCGTGATATTGAAGACCTGCGCTGGGAACTGTCACTGGAAGCCTGCTCTGATGAACTGACTCAGGCACTGGGCTACACCCATCCAGAACCTTACCGTGAATATCTGCGTGCCACACGTGAACGCCTGAAGATCACCCGTTCATGGCTGGCAAGCAAACTTCAGGGACAGCACTCGGATGTGGACCGTAACCTGATCATCCGCTATAAAGATGAACTGTTGCAGCCCTTGCTGCTCTGCTGGCGTTCACTCATGGCATGTAACCTGCCTGAAATTGCCAACGGCAAACTGCTCGATTTTATTTACCGTGTGAACTGTTTTGGGATTGAACTGCTGAAACTCGATATCCGACAGGAATCAGGACGGCACCGTCAGGCCATCTCAGCCATTACTGAATACCTGGGACTGGGGAATTTTGAAACCTGGACTGAACAGGCGCGTCAGAACTTTTTAATTCAGGAACTGCAAAGCAAACGTCCACTGTTGCCGAAGCATCTGGATGTTCCGGCAGGCAGCCTGATTGATCACCCTGATGTTCAGGAAGTATTTGCCACCATGCGGACGCTGGCGGAACAGCCAAAAGAATGTCTGGGTGCTTATATTATTTCCATGGCGGAATATGCAAGTGATGTGCTTGCGGTACTGTTACTGCAGAAAGAAGCAGGCATTGAACATCCATTACGTGTTGTACCACTTTTTGAAACACTGAAAGACCTGGATGGTGCTGCATCCACCATGAATACGCTGTTCAGTATGCACTGGTACAAACAGCATATTCAGGGCAAACACGAAGTCATGATCGGTTATTCAGACTCTGCCAAAGATGCAGGCTTCATGTCTGCCAACTGGGCGCAGTACCGCGCTCAGGAAGAACTGACTGCTGTCGCAAAACAGCATGCGGTACAGCTGACACTGTTCCATGGTCGCGGCGGTTCCATCAGTCGCGGCGGTGCGCCAACTCAGCAGGCACTGTTCTCTCAGCCACCAGGCTCCATTTCAGGTGCCATCCGTGTGACAGAACAGGGCGAAATGATCCGCTTCAAGTTCGGACTCGAAGAAATTGCCTTACAGAATCTGGAAATTTATACCGCAGCAACTCTGGAAGCCACCCTGCTGCCTCCGCCAGAACCGAAACAGCAATGGCGGGATTTAATGCACAGCATGACTGATCTGTCTGTTCAGGTCTATCGTCAGACCGTCCGTGAAAATCCGCATTTTGTGAAATATCTGCGTACTGTCACACCTGAGCTTGAACTGCAGATGCTGCCTTTAGGTTCACGTCCTGCAAAACGTAAAGTCAGTGGTGGTATTGAATCCTTACGTGCCATTCCCTGGGTATTTGCCTGGACACAGATCCGTCTGATGCTGCCTGCATGGCTCGGCACAGGTGCTGCCATTAACCAGGTGATTGATCAGGGTCAGAAAGCGACACTGGATGAAATGCTGACCGAATGGCCATATTTCCAGACCCTGATTGATATGCTGGAAATGGTTCTGTCCAAAGCAGATGCTAATATTGCGCTTTACTACGAAGCACATCTGACACAGGATGAAGACCTGAAAGTGCTGGGCGCAGAACTGCGTCAGCGTCTGCATGATGCGGTACAGACGCTGCTTGTACTGAAAGGTGAATCCAAACTGCTCAGTTCCAACGATGTTCTGGATCAGTCCATGCAGGTACGCAAACCCTACCTGCTACCCTTACATCTGCTCCAGGCTGAACTGATGAAACGTCGTCGTGGCTATTTACAGGAAAGTCCAAGCGAACAGACCCCTGTCGATCATGCACTGATGGTCAGCATTGCAGGAATTGCCGCTGGTCTGCGTAATACCGGCTGA
- a CDS encoding solute carrier family 23 protein yields the protein MSSWFPKWRPYSGSIDARPVGTNEYLPPMQSAVLGVQHAFAMFGATVLAPFLMGFDPNLAILMSGICTILFFLMTGGRVPSYLGSSFAFIGVVIAATGYTASGTGALNPNLAVAAGGIIACGILYAIFGFIVMATGTKWIEKLMPPVVTGAVVMIIGLNLAPVTVKGVAGNNFNMWMSLITVLCMGSIAVFTKGLLQRLLLLVGLLLAYLIYFIVSNVLGNGTPIDFAPIQQAAWFGMPTFHSPEFNANAMLIIAPIALILVAENLGHIKAVSAMTGENLDPHIGKAFVADGIATTLSGSVGAPGMTTYGENIGVMAVTRVYSTIVFVIAGVFAIFLGFSPKFGAIIHTIPTAILTGASIVVFGLITIAGAKIWIENKVDFSKNKNLMVAAVTIILGTGDFALQFGNFNLGGIGTATFAALILNWFFSLKDKS from the coding sequence ATGTCCAGCTGGTTCCCTAAATGGCGACCTTATTCAGGCAGTATTGATGCCCGACCTGTTGGTACCAATGAATATCTTCCACCCATGCAAAGTGCTGTACTGGGTGTCCAGCATGCCTTTGCCATGTTTGGTGCAACGGTTCTTGCCCCATTTTTAATGGGCTTTGACCCGAACCTGGCCATTTTAATGTCAGGGATCTGTACCATCCTGTTTTTCCTGATGACAGGTGGTCGTGTTCCAAGTTATCTGGGCTCAAGTTTTGCTTTTATTGGTGTGGTCATTGCCGCAACCGGTTATACCGCATCAGGCACAGGCGCACTGAACCCTAACCTGGCTGTGGCTGCGGGCGGGATTATTGCCTGCGGTATTCTGTATGCCATTTTTGGTTTTATTGTGATGGCAACAGGGACGAAGTGGATTGAAAAACTCATGCCGCCCGTCGTCACAGGCGCAGTGGTCATGATTATCGGCTTAAATCTGGCACCTGTAACTGTAAAGGGTGTGGCAGGCAATAACTTTAATATGTGGATGTCTCTGATCACTGTGCTGTGCATGGGTTCAATTGCCGTCTTTACTAAAGGTCTGTTACAGCGGTTGTTGTTGCTGGTCGGTTTACTGCTGGCTTATCTGATCTATTTCATTGTATCCAATGTACTGGGCAACGGCACCCCAATTGATTTTGCACCGATCCAGCAGGCTGCCTGGTTTGGTATGCCAACCTTCCATTCTCCTGAATTCAATGCTAATGCCATGCTGATCATTGCCCCGATTGCACTGATTCTGGTGGCTGAAAACCTCGGACATATTAAAGCCGTCAGTGCCATGACCGGAGAAAATCTTGATCCGCATATCGGTAAAGCATTTGTTGCAGATGGTATTGCTACAACGCTGTCAGGAAGTGTTGGCGCACCAGGTATGACCACTTATGGTGAAAATATTGGTGTGATGGCTGTGACCCGTGTTTACTCCACCATTGTTTTTGTCATTGCCGGTGTTTTTGCCATTTTTTTAGGTTTTTCACCTAAATTCGGCGCAATTATCCATACCATTCCGACTGCCATTCTGACGGGTGCATCGATTGTGGTCTTTGGTCTGATCACCATTGCCGGTGCAAAAATCTGGATTGAAAACAAAGTCGATTTTTCTAAAAACAAAAATCTGATGGTTGCAGCAGTAACGATTATTCTAGGTACAGGTGACTTTGCCCTGCAGTTTGGTAACTTCAACCTGGGCGGTATCGGTACAGCAACTTTTGCAGCACTGATCCTGAACTGGTTCTTCAGCTTAAAAGATAAATCGTAA
- a CDS encoding LysR family transcriptional regulator: MRLDFFDLQLFLNIVETGSLTKGAERSAISLQAASERIKKMEQHYATSLFSRHATGVKLTQAGQSFTEQALLMVQQYRRLEQIMLPYAQGATTQMTLWCNSSAQSEYLPLLLPQYLLENPHVQIELKEAESSEMILSLQKGTAQLGLISGFFHAQDLQTLEFSDDPLVLICPRDHVLSQHSQLQLVETLNYPFVGLMQYHSLQQSVENQAKQLNCAIQYRLRLPNFAAIAQVVANGVGIAIMPKRAAQRLSKLHAFHQVELSGSWAQRKLLLAAQNFDALPAGYQHFAQFLLAQKSQLERLD; encoded by the coding sequence ATGCGCCTCGACTTTTTTGACTTACAACTCTTTCTGAATATTGTGGAAACAGGCAGTCTGACCAAAGGGGCTGAACGCTCTGCTATTTCATTACAAGCAGCCAGTGAACGCATTAAAAAAATGGAACAGCACTATGCCACCAGTCTGTTCAGCAGACATGCCACAGGCGTTAAACTGACCCAGGCAGGACAGAGCTTTACAGAACAGGCACTGTTGATGGTGCAGCAGTACCGCAGACTGGAACAGATCATGCTGCCCTATGCTCAGGGGGCGACCACGCAGATGACCTTATGGTGCAACTCTTCAGCACAAAGTGAATACCTGCCGCTGTTACTGCCTCAGTATCTGCTGGAAAACCCGCATGTTCAGATTGAACTGAAAGAAGCAGAAAGCAGTGAAATGATTCTGTCCCTGCAGAAAGGTACGGCTCAGCTGGGGCTGATCTCCGGTTTTTTTCATGCGCAGGATTTACAGACGCTGGAGTTTTCCGATGATCCGCTGGTGCTGATCTGCCCCAGAGATCATGTGCTGAGCCAGCATTCACAGCTCCAGCTGGTCGAAACACTGAACTATCCCTTTGTGGGTTTAATGCAGTACCACTCTTTACAGCAGTCAGTTGAAAACCAGGCAAAACAGCTGAACTGTGCCATTCAGTACCGTTTACGTTTACCCAATTTTGCTGCGATTGCCCAGGTGGTTGCCAATGGTGTCGGTATTGCGATTATGCCCAAACGGGCTGCGCAGAGACTGAGCAAACTCCATGCCTTTCACCAGGTGGAACTGTCCGGTAGCTGGGCACAGCGTAAACTATTGCTGGCTGCACAGAATTTTGATGCGCTACCTGCCGGCTATCAGCATTTTGCTCAGTTCCTGCTGGCGCAGAAATCTCAGCTGGAACGGCTGGATTAG
- a CDS encoding sulfite exporter TauE/SafE family protein, translating to MIGLVIAVFAVAGMIKGTIGLGLPAVAMGLLTLVISPFQAAMLLIVPSMVTNLWQLFAEGGVLRLIRRFWTLLLGIIVGSIWTVFPTLSEGNSGFHSEALLGGMLALYGLYGLFARSMPNLAPHEKWLSPIIGYLGGALTVATGVVVIPVVPYIQSLQLKRDDLVQSLGLAFTVSTICLAIFLHQNPVDQMPIDYKMSMIALIPALVGMWAGTKIRYRIPEQKFRKIFFCGLVIFGSYSVLHQAGVL from the coding sequence ATGATAGGTTTGGTTATTGCAGTATTTGCAGTTGCAGGCATGATTAAAGGGACAATTGGGCTTGGACTTCCTGCCGTGGCAATGGGACTGCTGACCCTGGTGATCAGTCCTTTTCAGGCTGCAATGCTGCTGATCGTTCCCTCCATGGTGACCAACTTATGGCAACTGTTTGCTGAAGGTGGTGTTCTGCGGTTGATCCGCCGTTTCTGGACACTGTTGCTGGGGATTATTGTCGGTTCCATCTGGACAGTGTTTCCGACTTTGAGCGAAGGAAACAGTGGTTTTCACAGTGAAGCACTGCTGGGTGGCATGCTGGCACTGTATGGGCTTTATGGATTATTTGCCAGAAGTATGCCCAATCTTGCCCCGCATGAAAAATGGCTGTCACCGATCATCGGTTATCTGGGCGGAGCACTGACCGTGGCAACGGGTGTCGTGGTGATTCCAGTGGTTCCTTATATTCAGTCCCTGCAACTGAAACGGGATGATCTGGTCCAGTCTCTGGGGCTGGCATTTACCGTATCCACCATTTGTCTGGCGATATTTCTGCATCAGAATCCTGTAGATCAGATGCCTATAGATTATAAAATGTCGATGATTGCTCTGATTCCGGCTCTGGTTGGTATGTGGGCAGGGACAAAAATCCGTTACCGTATCCCAGAGCAAAAATTCCGTAAAATTTTCTTTTGTGGTCTGGTGATTTTTGGGTCATATTCAGTGCTGCATCAGGCTGGTGTGCTCTGA
- a CDS encoding glutamine synthetase family protein, translating to MNMSVDHPTKTMSHPAYPEPSSNAQPSPQPCCESEHTAFEQEVQQYLEQFPQTTHVDLCLHDLNGHLRGKRIDLQSLKNLSKGCYFPLSVYAMSLDGKVIEESGLGKYIGEPDRLCRPIPGSLRPCADAPETHAQLYLSMLNEDGTACEYDPRNILQRLLQQLHQQNVHPVMAGELEFYLFAEHSATDSDLNSCQCFDIDIPTHDSQVLAHIEREARRQQIEMTAIVAESSPGQYEINIQHSADLLKLCDDMIAIKRIVRQVAAQHRLKACFMAKPVMQMAGSGLHFHMSLLNAQGQNLFSGSTPEHMQPVFAQVIAGLLDFMPASMALLAPNINSFRRFQYGHHIPLEASWGFNNRNVAIRIPCADQTNQRLEYRVAGADANPYLSIAVLLAGTLHGLEHSPALPDSHAHQQLNSSHIFLPEQQPEALKLLADHSLLKGYLGAAFVSLWLTCKKAEYQSVQNKITASEMAWGI from the coding sequence ATGAATATGTCTGTCGATCACCCCACAAAAACAATGTCTCATCCTGCGTATCCTGAACCATCCTCAAACGCTCAACCATCACCCCAGCCCTGCTGTGAGTCTGAACACACTGCATTTGAGCAGGAGGTTCAGCAATATCTGGAGCAGTTTCCTCAGACCACCCATGTCGATCTCTGTCTGCATGACCTGAACGGACATCTGCGCGGTAAACGTATTGATCTGCAGTCCCTGAAAAATCTGAGCAAAGGCTGTTATTTCCCACTGTCTGTATATGCCATGAGCCTGGATGGCAAAGTCATTGAGGAAAGCGGACTGGGGAAATATATTGGCGAACCTGACCGCCTTTGCAGACCCATTCCAGGCAGTCTGCGCCCTTGTGCTGATGCACCTGAAACCCATGCCCAGCTGTATCTGAGCATGCTGAACGAAGATGGCACTGCCTGTGAATATGACCCAAGAAATATTCTGCAAAGGCTGTTGCAGCAGCTCCATCAGCAGAATGTTCATCCTGTCATGGCAGGTGAACTGGAGTTTTATCTGTTTGCTGAACATTCAGCAACCGACAGTGATCTCAACAGCTGTCAGTGCTTTGATATAGATATCCCGACCCATGACAGTCAGGTACTTGCACATATTGAACGTGAGGCACGGCGCCAGCAGATTGAAATGACAGCAATCGTTGCTGAAAGCTCTCCTGGGCAGTATGAAATCAATATTCAGCACAGTGCCGACTTATTGAAATTATGTGATGACATGATTGCGATTAAACGGATTGTGCGTCAGGTTGCAGCACAGCACAGACTCAAAGCCTGTTTTATGGCGAAACCTGTCATGCAGATGGCAGGCAGTGGGCTTCATTTTCACATGAGCCTGTTAAATGCTCAGGGGCAGAATCTGTTCAGTGGCAGTACGCCTGAACACATGCAGCCTGTTTTTGCACAGGTGATTGCAGGTTTACTCGACTTCATGCCCGCGTCCATGGCGCTGCTTGCACCCAATATTAATTCATTCCGCCGTTTTCAGTATGGTCATCATATTCCACTAGAAGCCAGCTGGGGCTTCAATAACCGTAATGTTGCCATCCGTATTCCCTGTGCAGACCAGACCAATCAACGCCTTGAATACCGTGTTGCAGGAGCGGATGCCAATCCTTATCTGAGTATTGCTGTTCTGCTTGCAGGGACTTTACATGGACTTGAACATTCACCTGCACTACCTGACAGTCATGCCCATCAGCAACTGAATTCAAGCCACATTTTCCTGCCCGAACAACAGCCAGAAGCCCTGAAGTTACTGGCAGATCATTCCCTGTTAAAAGGCTATCTGGGAGCGGCATTTGTCAGTCTGTGGCTGACCTGCAAAAAAGCAGAATATCAGTCTGTGCAGAATAAAATTACTGCTTCTGAAATGGCATGGGGAATTTAG
- a CDS encoding chorismate mutase, protein MKKEKCESLEQVRAHIDAIDRDLIELLSARQFYVDQAVRFKKTVDDVQSPERVQQVIDKVRQQATEQNLSPELVEKIYREMIQHFIQRELREIRP, encoded by the coding sequence ATGAAGAAAGAGAAGTGTGAAAGCCTGGAACAGGTACGGGCACATATAGATGCCATAGACCGTGACCTGATTGAACTGCTGTCTGCACGGCAGTTTTATGTTGATCAGGCTGTCAGGTTTAAAAAGACAGTCGATGATGTTCAGTCACCGGAGCGTGTTCAGCAGGTGATTGATAAAGTCCGTCAGCAGGCAACGGAGCAGAATCTCAGTCCTGAACTGGTGGAAAAAATTTATCGGGAAATGATTCAGCATTTTATTCAGCGGGAGCTCAGGGAAATCAGACCCTGA